One genomic window of Anaerolineales bacterium includes the following:
- a CDS encoding metallophosphoesterase family protein gives MRVLVISDIHANLSALEAVLDVAEAYEAVWCLGDLVGYGPDPNECVELVHSLPNLLCLIGNHDQAAIGMIPLSRFNREAGAIAAWTRQKLSDENIEYLRSLPSKITTQNFTLVHGSPNQPIWEYVLDQHTADRSFDALKTDYALIGHTHLPVIYHRPPGDTFSKTRRIKWEGEMALSPKMILNPGSVGQPRDRDPRASYAILDTEANTWEMRRIAYDIARVQTRILEAGLPERQAQRLNSGW, from the coding sequence ATGCGCGTACTCGTCATCTCGGATATCCATGCAAATCTCAGCGCGCTCGAAGCGGTTCTCGATGTTGCGGAAGCGTACGAAGCCGTCTGGTGCCTCGGCGATCTTGTCGGTTACGGTCCCGATCCCAACGAATGTGTCGAACTCGTCCACTCACTTCCGAATTTGCTCTGTCTCATCGGCAATCACGACCAGGCCGCTATCGGCATGATTCCCCTTTCCCGTTTCAATCGTGAAGCGGGCGCGATTGCGGCCTGGACGCGTCAAAAGCTCTCGGACGAGAACATCGAATATTTGCGCTCGCTTCCCAGCAAGATCACCACCCAGAACTTCACGCTGGTCCATGGCAGCCCCAATCAACCCATCTGGGAATACGTGCTGGATCAACACACAGCAGATCGAAGTTTCGACGCACTTAAAACGGATTATGCGCTCATCGGCCACACCCATCTTCCTGTGATCTATCATCGCCCGCCAGGCGATACATTCTCCAAGACGAGGCGTATTAAATGGGAAGGGGAGATGGCCCTCTCACCAAAGATGATTCTCAACCCCGGCTCCGTCGGGCAGCCGCGCGATCGAGATCCGCGCGCTTCCTACGCCATTCTCGACACCGAGGCCAACACCTGGGAAATGCGCCGGATCGCCTACGACATCGCTCGGGTGCAGACTCGAATCCTCGAAGCCGGCTTGCCGGAACGGCAAGCGCAGCGCCTGAATTCCGGTTGGTAA
- a CDS encoding DUF4349 domain-containing protein, translating to MKKANILTLLIIFGFLVTACGAAMRSAPTMLEGGQGVSVSYDVAGESYDYEPAESGYAAPRDAPVYSMDNSTETSLNERIVIRNANLSLVVNDPTESSNQIAAMAEEMGGFVVNMNVYQTTFDSGVEGERASITIRVPVERLDEALETIKAGAIEVRNETVSGQDVTEEYTDLQSRLRHLEAVEQQLLGFLEEARDTEDALSVFSQLEQKQAEIEVIKGRIQYLENSARLSMISVELQPDVAERPLQIGNWRPVGTAKSAIEALLNTLQFLGDVLIVLVLYVLPIAVVIAIILWPLRKLYRHFRPKKEKALAKEE from the coding sequence ATGAAGAAAGCCAATATCCTCACTTTGCTCATTATTTTCGGATTCCTGGTCACGGCCTGCGGTGCGGCGATGCGTTCCGCGCCAACCATGTTAGAAGGCGGCCAGGGTGTATCTGTATCTTACGACGTGGCCGGTGAAAGCTATGATTATGAACCCGCGGAATCCGGCTACGCGGCCCCCAGGGATGCACCCGTTTATTCTATGGACAATTCCACGGAAACCTCACTCAACGAACGCATCGTCATCCGCAACGCCAATCTCTCTCTGGTCGTCAACGATCCAACCGAATCCAGCAATCAGATTGCCGCGATGGCCGAAGAGATGGGCGGATTCGTTGTCAACATGAACGTGTACCAGACGACCTTCGACAGCGGCGTCGAAGGCGAACGCGCATCGATAACCATCCGCGTACCGGTAGAGCGCCTGGATGAAGCGCTCGAAACGATTAAAGCCGGCGCCATCGAGGTCCGCAACGAGACGGTTTCCGGTCAGGACGTCACGGAGGAATACACCGATTTACAATCACGGCTGCGGCACTTGGAAGCGGTCGAACAACAATTACTGGGTTTTCTCGAGGAAGCCAGAGATACCGAAGATGCCTTGAGTGTATTCTCGCAACTGGAACAGAAGCAGGCCGAAATCGAGGTCATCAAGGGGCGCATCCAATATCTGGAAAACTCGGCCAGACTCTCGATGATTTCGGTCGAGCTGCAACCGGATGTCGCCGAACGACCGCTTCAAATCGGCAACTGGCGCCCTGTGGGAACCGCCAAGTCGGCGATCGAAGCGCTGCTCAACACGCTGCAGTTTCTCGGCGACGTGTTGATCGTTCTCGTGCTGTACGTCCTTCCCATCGCCGTCGTGATCGCGATCATCCTCTGGCCGCTGAGAAAACTGTACCGCCATTTCCGGCCAAAGAAAGAGAAAGCGCTCGCCAAAGAGGAATAA